In Esox lucius isolate fEsoLuc1 chromosome 6, fEsoLuc1.pri, whole genome shotgun sequence, the following proteins share a genomic window:
- the LOC105027408 gene encoding BTB/POZ domain-containing protein 17 isoform X1 — protein sequence MTEALSSPRRSLVHSHLMGMLLLSFWIQTHPGAGMVKVEEVQMGGGETISHSLALVQRLEALLAQGNGSDVTLRVQTVETEQVKVVQAHSLVLSLQSPVFEELLVSRNGTTLVLLETTECADVFDKFIRYLYCGQISLRLEQATPLHKLATKYRVQGLQHGVSQYMTQNLAVHSPSGHVVGWYEYALQTGDEALRDSCLQYLSWNLSSILRTNEWTSVSNQLLMTLLKRSDLILQSEMELFAALEAWINQNEPDGLMAENALRAVRYAMMPPRELFRLQTQSPLLARYQESVRDLLYLSYQFHSASPLHMAKYFDVNCSLFTPRNYLSVAWGSPWVINNPTRDDRSISFQTQLGPSGHDANKRVTWNALFSPRWLPLSMRPMFSEQGSMQPSRVDGGRPRIIITPATSSADFAGVSFQKTVLVMARQQGQMVVRHVYNFHQSTEETGNFLVDADLVRKTSDYLTDSSLHLHIVVKPLYQTLIATKK from the exons atgaCTGAGGCCCTTTCTAGTCCCAGAAGGTCTCTGGTTCACAGCCACCTGATGGGGATGCTGCTGCTGTCCTTCTGGATCCAGACCCATCCAGGGGCTG GCATGGTGAAGGTGGAGGAGGTCCAGATGGGAGGTGGGGAGACGATCAGCCACTCCCTGGCCCTGGTTCAACGGCTGGAAGCCCTGCTGGCCCAGGGGAACGGCAGCGACGTGACCCTACGGGTTCAG ACAGTGGAAACAGAGCAGGTGAAGGTGGTCCAGGCCCATTCCTTGGTTCTGTCCCTTCAGAGCCCTGTGTTTGAGGAGCTGCTGGTCAGTCGCAACGGCACAACTCTGGTTCTGTTGGAGACCACCGAGTGTGCTGACGTTTTTGACAAGTTCATCAG GTACCTGTACTGTGGACAGATATCCCTACGTCTGGAGCAGGCCACCCCTCTACACAAACTGGCAACCAAGTATCGTGTCCAGGGCCTCCAGCACGGAGTCAGTCAATACATGACCCAGAACCTGGCTGTCCACTCTCCGTCTGGACACGTCGTGGGATG GTATGAGTATGCCCTGCAGACCGGAGACGAAGCCCTGAGGGACAGCTGTCTACAGTACCTGTCCTGGAACCTGTCCTCCATCCTGAGGACTAATGAGTGGACCTCCGTCAGCAACCAGCTGCTCATGACCCTACTGAAACGCTCAGACCTTATCCTGCAG AGTGAGATGGAGCTGTTCGCAGCGCTGGAGGCCTGGATCAACCAGAACGAGCCAGATGGTCTGATGGCGGAGAACGCCCTCAGGGCCGTGCGCTACGCCATGATGCCCCCGCGGGAGCTGTTCCGTCTCCAGACCCAGTCCCCACTTCTGGCTCGCTACCAGGAGTCCGTGCGTgacctcctctacctctcctacCAGTTCCACTCCGCCTCCCCCCTCCACATGGCCAAATACTTTGACGTGAACTGCAGCCTCTTCACGCCCAGGAACTACCTCTCCGTGGCCTGGGGGAGTCCGTGGGTCATCAACAATCCGACCCGGGACGACCGCAGCATCAGCTTCCAGACACAGCTGGGTCCCAGCGGTCATGACGCTAACAAGAGGGTGACCTGGAACGCCCTGTTCTCGCCTCGCTGGCTTCCCCTCAGCATGAGGCCCATGTTCTCTGAGCAGGGCTCCATGCAGCCCAGCCGGGTCGACGGAGGGCGCCCACGCATCATAATCACCCCTGCCACGTCCAGCGCAGACTTTGCCGGCGTGAGTTTCCAGAAGACGGTGTTGGTGATGGCGAGGCAGCAGGGCCAAATGGTGGTGAGGCACGTCTACAACTTCCACCAAAGCACAGAGGAGACCGGGAACTTCCTGGTTGATGCCGACCTGGTCCGCAAGACCTCCGACTACCTCACCGACAGCTCCCTGCACCTACACATTGTGGTCAAGCCGCTCTACCAAACCCTCATTGCTACAAAGAAATGA
- the LOC105027408 gene encoding BTB/POZ domain-containing protein 17 isoform X2, whose translation MTEALSSPRRSLVHSHLMGMLLLSFWIQTHPGAGMVKVEEVQMGGGETISHSLALVQRLEALLAQGNGSDVTLRVQSPVFEELLVSRNGTTLVLLETTECADVFDKFIRYLYCGQISLRLEQATPLHKLATKYRVQGLQHGVSQYMTQNLAVHSPSGHVVGWYEYALQTGDEALRDSCLQYLSWNLSSILRTNEWTSVSNQLLMTLLKRSDLILQSEMELFAALEAWINQNEPDGLMAENALRAVRYAMMPPRELFRLQTQSPLLARYQESVRDLLYLSYQFHSASPLHMAKYFDVNCSLFTPRNYLSVAWGSPWVINNPTRDDRSISFQTQLGPSGHDANKRVTWNALFSPRWLPLSMRPMFSEQGSMQPSRVDGGRPRIIITPATSSADFAGVSFQKTVLVMARQQGQMVVRHVYNFHQSTEETGNFLVDADLVRKTSDYLTDSSLHLHIVVKPLYQTLIATKK comes from the exons atgaCTGAGGCCCTTTCTAGTCCCAGAAGGTCTCTGGTTCACAGCCACCTGATGGGGATGCTGCTGCTGTCCTTCTGGATCCAGACCCATCCAGGGGCTG GCATGGTGAAGGTGGAGGAGGTCCAGATGGGAGGTGGGGAGACGATCAGCCACTCCCTGGCCCTGGTTCAACGGCTGGAAGCCCTGCTGGCCCAGGGGAACGGCAGCGACGTGACCCTACGGGTTCAG AGCCCTGTGTTTGAGGAGCTGCTGGTCAGTCGCAACGGCACAACTCTGGTTCTGTTGGAGACCACCGAGTGTGCTGACGTTTTTGACAAGTTCATCAG GTACCTGTACTGTGGACAGATATCCCTACGTCTGGAGCAGGCCACCCCTCTACACAAACTGGCAACCAAGTATCGTGTCCAGGGCCTCCAGCACGGAGTCAGTCAATACATGACCCAGAACCTGGCTGTCCACTCTCCGTCTGGACACGTCGTGGGATG GTATGAGTATGCCCTGCAGACCGGAGACGAAGCCCTGAGGGACAGCTGTCTACAGTACCTGTCCTGGAACCTGTCCTCCATCCTGAGGACTAATGAGTGGACCTCCGTCAGCAACCAGCTGCTCATGACCCTACTGAAACGCTCAGACCTTATCCTGCAG AGTGAGATGGAGCTGTTCGCAGCGCTGGAGGCCTGGATCAACCAGAACGAGCCAGATGGTCTGATGGCGGAGAACGCCCTCAGGGCCGTGCGCTACGCCATGATGCCCCCGCGGGAGCTGTTCCGTCTCCAGACCCAGTCCCCACTTCTGGCTCGCTACCAGGAGTCCGTGCGTgacctcctctacctctcctacCAGTTCCACTCCGCCTCCCCCCTCCACATGGCCAAATACTTTGACGTGAACTGCAGCCTCTTCACGCCCAGGAACTACCTCTCCGTGGCCTGGGGGAGTCCGTGGGTCATCAACAATCCGACCCGGGACGACCGCAGCATCAGCTTCCAGACACAGCTGGGTCCCAGCGGTCATGACGCTAACAAGAGGGTGACCTGGAACGCCCTGTTCTCGCCTCGCTGGCTTCCCCTCAGCATGAGGCCCATGTTCTCTGAGCAGGGCTCCATGCAGCCCAGCCGGGTCGACGGAGGGCGCCCACGCATCATAATCACCCCTGCCACGTCCAGCGCAGACTTTGCCGGCGTGAGTTTCCAGAAGACGGTGTTGGTGATGGCGAGGCAGCAGGGCCAAATGGTGGTGAGGCACGTCTACAACTTCCACCAAAGCACAGAGGAGACCGGGAACTTCCTGGTTGATGCCGACCTGGTCCGCAAGACCTCCGACTACCTCACCGACAGCTCCCTGCACCTACACATTGTGGTCAAGCCGCTCTACCAAACCCTCATTGCTACAAAGAAATGA
- the gpr142 gene encoding probable G-protein coupled receptor 142, translated as MFDWPNITVVPSPSDQAQKPGGGELQRSKCVLGFFPIVYYSVLLCVGVPVNILTAVALSRLAVRTKKALYVYLLALTGSDILSQLFIIFVGFLLESAVFHREVPMLLLHSISVAEFAANHASIWCTVLLTVDRYVALCHPLLHRQISYPAWARRIITVVFLLALLSGVPFFWWSDLWRVADPPTSLDSALIWTHVTIIYFLPCSIFLVLNSLIVIRLRERQRQAPCQEECGGGAARHAPRRQLGKSTAMLLAITSVFAVLWAPRTVVVVYHLYVSSVNRDWRVHLAYDLSNMLAMLNTAVNFFLYCFVSKPFRAAVRDVLLLRGAQLNHRRTLRHQHAPANTSLSSLSSGMNKRSHQDSTNPTPLPPRRAVGIVSP; from the exons ATGTTTGACTGGCCCAATATCACAGTGGTGCCGAGCCCATCAGATCAGGCCCAGAAACCAGGAGGTGGGGAGCTCCAGAGGTCTAAATGTGTCCTGGGGTTCTTCCCTATTGTGTACTACAGCGTCCTCCTCTGTGTGGGGGTACcag TGAACATCTTGACAGCAGTGGCTCTGTCTCGGCTGGCGGTGCGTACCAAGAAGGCTCTGTATGTGTACCTGCTGGCTCTGACCGGCTCGGACATCCTTTCCCAGCTCTTCATCATCTTTGTTGGCTTCCTGCTGGAGAGTGCCGTGTTCCACCGAGAG GTCCCCATGCTCCTGCTGCACTCCATCAGTGTGGCAGAGTTTGCCGCCAACCACGCCTCCATCTGGTGCACCGTCCTGCTGACCGTGGACCGCTACGTGGCTCTGTGCCACCCCTTACTCCACCGCCAGATCAGCTACCCGGCGTGGGCGCGCCGCATCATCACCGTGGTCTTTCTCCTGGCACTGCTGTCCGGCGTTCCGTTCTTCTGGTGGTCAGACTTGTGGCGCGTCGCCGACCCGCCCACCTCACTGGACTCCGCCCTCATTTGGACACACGTCACCATAATCTACTTCCTGCCGTGCAGCATCTTCCTGGTGCTGAACTCGCTGATCGTCATTCGGCTGCGGGAGCGCCAGAGGCAGGCCCCATGCCAGGAGGAGTGCGGGGGAGGCGCGGCGCGCCACGCGCCACGGAGACAGCTGGGCAAGAGCACGGCCATGCTGCTCGCCATCACCTCAGTGTTCGCCGTCCTCTGGGCCCCCAGGACGGTGGTGGTGGTCTATCACCTGTATGTGTCCTCTGTCAACAGGGACTGGCGGGTCCACCTGGCCTACGACCTGTCCAACATGCTGGCCATGCTCAACACCGCCGTCAACTTCTTCCTCTACTGTTTCGTCAGCAAGCCGTTCAGAGCCGCTGTTCGGGATGTCCTGCTCCTCCGCGGCGCTCAGCTGAACCACAGAAGGACACTCCGTCACCAGCACGCTCCTGCCAACACCTCCTTGTCCTCCCTGTCCAGCGGGATGAACAAGCGCTCTCACCAAGACTCCACCAACCCCACCCCGCTGCCACCTCGGAGGGCCGTGGGGATCGTGTCCCCCTGA